The nucleotide sequence TTATTAGAGTTCTTTGTTTATCGAGTTATTAGAGTTCTTTGATTATCGAGTTCTTCACGTCATCAGAATTTGTTAGACTCTAGGAAACATAGTTTTAGTTTTAGACGTCTGTTATGTAAGGCTATATATAGCCATATTCGCTTCAATAAAATCATTTTTGAGTTCCTCCTTCATATTTCTTCTCTCTGCATAAGTTTTCTTTAGTTTTCAACACATACTACTTGTTCAAATTTCAGATAACAAAACAGAAATAACCAAAAAACCcatcaagaaaaatgaaaattgaaactttttcaggaaaaaaaaaaagagttggtATTTAAAGGCACTAAACCACTGTTAACAACAAATCCATAAGATTAAACAATTGCGAAATTTGCAAAATTGTTATttggattaaaaaaaaagaagcagaaaataaGAAGAGACTGGGAAAAGAATGAACCTTTGAAACTGAACTGTATCAAATAGTTTGAAAGCCTCTAAGCTCGCGAGGGCTGATCACTTCTCCTATTCTTCCTCTCTCTTTACATTCAAGGAACtctctcttgtttcttctttgtggtaggtttggtagactttcctccctataaaataaaataaatatctgTTTTCTTTTCATAAACATATTTGTTTGAtcactaaaataaataaaagagtaattttcagaaaccacttaTTTAGTGGCTATTGACTTATTATAGTTATCATATAAAtaattactttttatagctaCTATTTATTTATAATGGTAGTGTATTCGCGATATTGTATTCACGAATATAGCAACAAAAAGTGCCTAAATATTAGGGCATTTCAGCTATACgagcatgtattcacatgtattcatgaatacagtaacggcAATCACCTTTAAATAAATCTGTCCAACTGTCTAATAAcagaaataatatcaattagcgtgatacactcctaatataactcaacaaaaatcaattctaacatgcctcattatcaacccaattaattagaataaattttcagttgtatataactgttgtatttaatttttgtatttagtgtgtttgaatattttttttttattgttgcattcattagattcaatgtttttatttactgtattcgctattttatattcagtgtattcaaatgtatttgtattaacattattttagttattcctaatacatgttattactgttgtattcagtatatttcattggttgtattcactgtatttctatttgtattcagtgtattttactgtttttcactatattttaaaattaaatgtattcaCTGTTTATATTTTGTTCTATTTTAATGTTTGTATTTAGTTCAATGTTTTTATCCTATATTCAGCGGTATTAAAAAAATGCAGATCttcgaaatacataaatacaggtaaaaaaatgtatttatacaaaaaataCAATGTGTTTGAGTGAATTTGTAAAGAATACAATATATTGTATCATTGTATGTGGCTAAAttgcaaagaagagaagaaagttcatCGGAGATGGCATTTTCCGGCCAAGTAAAATACTCGTTCATGTTACCGTACCCATGCTCTACTCGGATTATCCCAATATCATTTTTGCTCCCCGCGCAGTGGCCCTAGCCTCGGAgcgaagagagaagagagagaccACATTGATTAGAAAGAAATATGTAAGAAGCCATTTGCAATAATCAAACAGCAAAAGAAACTCTTTGTTACAAATTATCTCATCTGAAGGAAGTTTCAAGGCATAAAATAGCTAGATAAGGTAGGGAAAAGGGGAGAAACTCCAATATGTATCTTTCATAAGAATGTCTTCCATGTAGTTGCACATTAGATAACGAGAGATTTGAAGAGTGAAACGCTGCATATTATCTCAGAAGagagaggagagaaagagagaggagaAGAAAAATTCTACAGAGAGAATTGTGTGTTAATTGAATGAAAGAGAGGAAAAtcataaatagcgtatttcatgcctcaattgtagtatatatcatacatacctattttgatataaaatataaaaggtagctatagtaaataatattttaaaataattttgatttataataaatagggtgtatacctttACCATAAGAGGTAAAATTAAAAATCAGCCCACCTTGAGATATCAAAGATGGCAGGAAGCGAATTTATTGTTTGAAAGGCATAATTGATCTAGTACCAATACGTGGTACCTTTTGGGCAATACAATAATGTAATAACTTTGATATTACATTCATCAGGTGAAAAAAGCTTTCAAATATTTCAACCACATATCCTTGGCAGTCAGTCAGTCAGTCAGCTTTCTAACTTAAAGCTACCAGTACCACTCTAACCACCATGTGATACAAAAGAATGTTACACTCAAGTTCCAAGCTTCATGACAAAAAGAGAAGCAGCTGTGCTTAGAAACTGCAGTTCAAGAATTCTGATGGCACAACTATCCCAAGATACAGTGGCCTCACGTGGAACTTATACGACATCACAACACTGTAGAAGCCCCAAGGCCTCAAGACTTAGTAACTATATTTTGTTAGCGGGAAATTATACACTGACAACACCAGACATCCATGGAACAACAACTGGTGCATTTGGGTGGGCATTTCTGTATGATTCAGAATACCGGTCCTTAAAAGTCGTTTTAGGTTTCTCTGCCTGCATTTGCAAATCAAAGGGACCGCTTTAGTCATCATTCTTAAATTATCAGACATAAGGAGGAGAAAAAGCATGGTAGGTAGTAAACTTAAATGAAGGGGGACCAAGAACTAACATATTTCAGCCAGCACTCCTGATGTTTGTGTTGATAAATATCCGGAGAATGGCATCCTGTCTCAGATGGGCAATAAACCCATATGTTGCATTTCTTGTCATTAGGTCCAGCATTGTTAGCTTGATTCAAACAGGCCATGCAACACTCATATGCAGATTCCTTTGGGTGGGTTAGGCCCCACCTGACGGCATCGCCACCGTAATCAGTATGAAGTTCAACGTTACACTCAGGAGGAAGCCGCCTGCCAGCTATAATTTCATTGTCTGGAGAATGGAAGTGAATACTGGGTTAGAAACAAGAAAGCAAAATCTTCCCCAGGGAGCTTGTTTTGACAGAGGAGCAAGTTAGTGACTGAAAATAGTTCATGTTACAGTGCTCTAACTGCACAAATTAAGCGGAAATACTATCTATCCACCATATTTTACCTTCTCCTATCTTCTACACAGAAAACAACTACACTTCCATCGGGAAATAAACATAGGGAATAAAGTGAATAATTTATCTGAATCAAAACAATAAACTCAAGATTTTGACTGAAAAATGAAGTACGTCATTACCAAATTCTTCTTCACCCTCAGGTTTGTCATCATGTTCCTTATTAATTATTGCAACAGGTATCCAAAGACCAATCTCCTCTGCAAGATCAGCCCAGTCAACATCCAAAGCTTGTGCAAGTACACCTGCAAGCAAATTTCCTAAGAACTATTAAATTATCTTGTCAAAGTACATATGGATTATGGGCTGGGAAAAAGAAACCCCAGTTAACATCAGCTTATAGCTCAATATGGAAAGCGTGAACAAAAACTGAGTTATAAAGGAAATAAAAACAGTCATAAGTAAAAGAACGTACTAGCTTCCTCTGGGGCAATAGTTGAATTTGACGTCTTCCTATTAATAAGCCTCCTGGCTTCTTTTAACTTTTTCCTGCGCCAACTTTCAACTGCCTCTGTTCACCAGAAACAACACCAACAATGATAACCAGGAAGAAGTAAATGAAAAACAACAGAAGGAATACTACTGAACTGTAAAATGATATTGATGTTCAATATTGACACATTATTCACAGAGCACTAGAACCGACAAAGAATGTAATAACAAATGAAATCAGTAAACGGTAACTACTATATTTGCATAGACATGTATCCTTCAAGTAGTACTCTTGAAGAATTTGCATTTAAGTAGATCATCCAATTTTTGTTGCACAAAAAGACCTTAGTCCAATATAGAATAATTTACTCATAAAAGCAATCATGTCGACTTGTTCAGAAATATTGCAGTTCTAAGTGATATCTTTTGTTGGGAACAGATATATGAAATAAGCATCTTTCATGACATACTTTTGAACTCAATTTATCAACTCAAGAATGAAAAATATGCAGGTCATCTAGTGGCTCCAATGAAAGTGAAACCACAGAGGTGGTGGGGT is from Nicotiana tabacum cultivar K326 chromosome 18, ASM71507v2, whole genome shotgun sequence and encodes:
- the LOC107764699 gene encoding uncharacterized protein LOC107764699 isoform X2, with translation MARAEAKWCSYKRTTIVVCSINIFVALYVLHSYTSVSMYTTRNDTQRAFRYTPDQVRKMDESNRIRKQLEPVQLIKLIKGLKEEFFIDEKVVQVPQQIKQKIADEILATLRGVNVGDNATAQREAVESWRRKKLKEARRLINRKTSNSTIAPEEASVLAQALDVDWADLAEEIGLWIPVAIINKEHDDKPEGEEEFDNEIIAGRRLPPECNVELHTDYGGDAVRWGLTHPKESAYECCMACLNQANNAGPNDKKCNIWVYCPSETGCHSPDIYQHKHQECWLKYAEKPKTTFKDRYSESYRNAHPNAPVVVPWMSGVVSV
- the LOC107764699 gene encoding uncharacterized protein LOC107764699 isoform X1; its protein translation is MARAEAKWCSYKRTTIVVCSINIFVALYVLHSYTSVSMYTTRNDTQRAFRYTPDQVRKMDESNRIRKQLEPVQLIKLIKGLKEEFFIDEKVVQVPQQIKQKIADEILATLRGVNVGDNATAQREAVESWRRKKLKEARRLINRKTSNSTIAPEEARNLLAGVLAQALDVDWADLAEEIGLWIPVAIINKEHDDKPEGEEEFDNEIIAGRRLPPECNVELHTDYGGDAVRWGLTHPKESAYECCMACLNQANNAGPNDKKCNIWVYCPSETGCHSPDIYQHKHQECWLKYAEKPKTTFKDRYSESYRNAHPNAPVVVPWMSGVVSV